The genomic stretch GGAATTGACCTTGAATTTGACCTTGAAGGAACTCGCTTTATTGTGACTATTAAGTCGGGTCCCAATTGGGGAAATAGCTCACAGATCAAAAAGATGGCAAGTGATTTTAAGAGGGCAAAGAGGACACTTCGGACGGGCAATTCTAAGCTCAACGTAACGGCTGTTAACGGTTGCTGCTACGGTAGAGATAACAATCCCGACAAAGGTGAATACTTTAAGTATTGCGGACAACAGTTTTGGGAATTTATTTCTGGTGACACGGAACTTTACACGGAGATCATTGAACCTCTAGGGCACAAAGCAAAAGAAAAAAACGACGCCTTTATGAAGTCGTACTCTCAGATAATAAACAAGTTCACCAAGGAATTTACAAACGACTATTGTTCCAGTGATGGTGCAATCGATTGGACAAGGCTCGTCAGGTTTAACTCCGCATTAACACCCCCCAATTAGGAGTAGAATTACATTATCGAGTTTAATGGATTTGAGACTTCAGTGAGTTCGCCGGCCAAAACGTGTGATTGGCCAACGAATTCATAGTCCCGTTCTATCCTACCCCGCAGCCCGATACTCCTCAAATCGTTTCTCAAGCAGTACGGGATCGGGCGATAAACGCTTTGGGG from Bacteroidota bacterium encodes the following:
- a CDS encoding PmeII family type II restriction endonuclease; amino-acid sequence: MRKLKLQDITQYAEKNIGTFHEIRIHSLERLKLSKVLKRKNPYLFKAKYMHTSEGIIRALVDAHLSSNEETIFGDWLEELAIFINKRIYGGRKSGIEGIDLEFDLEGTRFIVTIKSGPNWGNSSQIKKMASDFKRAKRTLRTGNSKLNVTAVNGCCYGRDNNPDKGEYFKYCGQQFWEFISGDTELYTEIIEPLGHKAKEKNDAFMKSYSQIINKFTKEFTNDYCSSDGAIDWTRLVRFNSALTPPN